GGCGGAAGTGTGGGGACTGGGGGAGTGGGTTGATGATTTTGTTGTCGGATCCGGTGGTGGCGGCGGTTGTGCTGGGGGAGAACGGCGAGGAGCTGGTTGACGCGCGGGAGGTGCTGCGGGTCGACGAGCGGGCCGCGGAGGAGAGCGGACGGTTCGCGCTGCTGCGCCGTGGGGTGATCGAGCGACTGCTGAAGGCCCAGGCGGAGCTTCCGGACGGGTTGCGGCTGCTGGTCATCGAGGGATACCGGCCGTACGACGCGCAGCTGGCGATCTTCAACGGCTACCGCGACCAGTTGCGGAGCCGCTACCCCCACTGGCCGGACGAACGCGTGCACGTCGAGACGACCAAGTTCGTCTCGCCGGTGGAGGTGGCCCCGCACAGCACCGGCGGCGCCGTCGACCTGACGCTCTGCGACGCCGACGGCAACGAACTCGACATGGGCACCGCCGTCGACGCCACCCCCGACGACAGCGACAACGCCTGCTTCACCGCCGCCCCGAACATCTCCGCCGAGGCCGCCGCGAACCGACGCCTCCTGTCCGACGCCCTCACCTCAGCCGGCCTGATCAACTACCCCACCGAGTGGTGGCACTGGTCCTACGGCGAACGCTACTGGTCCCTCCTGACCAGTTCCCCCACCACCCTCTACTCCCCCCTCCGCCTCTAACCCAGCCCCCCAGGACCGCAACACGCGGTTTCGCCAGCCGCCCCGCCACCCGGCCACGCAGCCACCCCCGACACGCGGAGTCACACCAGGACTCGCCCCGGCGGCCCCGCCACCGGACATCCGGCAGCCGGCCACGCAGCACGCCCCCGGCACGCGGGCCCAGGGCTCGCCCCGGCCAGCCACGCCAGCAGATATCCGGCAGCCGGCCACGCAGCGCGCCCCCGGCACGCGGGGCCTCCGGGGCTCGGCCCCGGAGCAGAATGCGAAGAGGGCGCCACGTTCGCGCTTTCCGCGAACATGACGCCCTCGACCCTCGTAGCGGGGGCCAGATTTGAACTGACGACCTCTGGGTTATGAGCCCAGCGAGCTACCGAGCTGCTCCACCCCGCGTCGGCTCGTTAACCCTAGCCCGGGGATGTGCGGATGTGCAAAACGATTGCGGCCCGATTGTGTTTTGGCTGGTGGTGAGGCGTGGCCGCGGGTGTGCTGGGCAGGGCGAATAATGGTCGGTGTTCGCTGTGCGGGGAATCGCTTGGTTCGGGGGCCGCGGCGGCGGAGTGTTGACCGAGACGTTTATCCGAGGGGTGGTTTGCGCATGGACAGGGACGAGCTCGTGATGCGTGCGGGCGGCGGCAGCTTCGATGACGAGGTGTTCCAGCGGCTGCTCCGTGAGCGGATCATCTTCCTGGGCAGCCAGGTGGACGATGCGGTGACGAACCGGATCACGGCGCAGATGCTGCTGTTGGCGTCGGAGGACAGTGAGAAGGACATCTCGCTGTACATCAACTCGCCGGGTGGTTCGATCAGCGCCGGCATGGCCGTCTACGACACGATGCAGTACATCAAGAACGATGTGGCCACGATCGCGATCGGCATGGCGGCCTCGATGGGCCAGTTCCTGCTGTGCGCGGGCACGCCGGGTAAGCGGTACGCGTTGCCGCACGCCCGGATCATGATGCACCAGCTGTCCGGCGGCATCGGCGGTACGGCGGCGGACATCGCGATCCAGGCGGAGAGCATGCTGCACATCAAGAAGGTCATGAACGAGCGGATCGCGTTCCACACCGGTCGCACGCCGGAGCAGATCGAGCGTGACTCGGACCGGGACCGCTGGTTCACCGCGGACGAGGCCAAGGAGTACGGCATCGTCGACCACGTGATCAGCCGGGCGAACGCCGGAGCGGGCGCGAACCTGCTCTGAGGGCGACAGGGGTGGGGGTGGAACCGGCGCCCCCACCCTTGGTTCGCCGGTTCCACACCCACCACACGTGAGCCTTCTCCGCCGGGACCGGTGGAGAAGCCTCGTCGGACGGGTCGGTGGCAGCCGGCCCGCCGGGGAAAGTCAGTGCAGCGCGCGGCTGCGGTGCACGGCCGCGAGTGCGGCGTCCGCGTACTCCCGTTCCTGTTGGAAGCCGAGGAGCAGCGCGCCGGGGAGCGGCACGGAGCCGACCTTGCGCTGGAAGTTGGGGCCGTTCATCAGCCCGCCCAGCGTCGCGATCTTGGTTTCGTTGAGGCCGAGCACGTCGGCGTGCTGGATCCGGAAGCCGGCGATCGCCCGCCGCAGGATGTTGGCGAGGAAGCCGCCGCCGACGTCGCCGCCGGAGAGCGCGAGCGTGGGCCGTCCGCCGGCCAGCGCGGCGCCGCAGACCAGCAGCACTTCCTGGGTGGAGTGCACGTAGAGGTGGTACGGCCACTGGTAGAGCAGCTGGCCGACCATGGCCCGGCTGTCCCGGCGGCGGATCCACGCGCGGTGGCTCCATGCCCGGCCACGCTCGGCGCCGTCCTCGAGCTCCATCGGGCCGGCGAACGTGAGGCGCCGGTCGGTGACCATGACGGTCGTCGACGACGGCAGCGTCCACCGGACGGCGGAGCGGGTCATGGTCTCGCTGTACAGGTGTTCCGCGACGCTCGCCCGACCGTGCCACAGCAGCTGTTCGCCCTCGTGGAGCCGGGGTCCCTCGGGCAGCCGCGCCCCTTCCGTCAGGCGGAAGTAGGAGGACGAGTGATCGGCCATGAAAGAAACCTCCTCAATGCCCCACTCTGGTGGTTGAAGGCTCCACAGTCATGACACCTGTGCGGGGGTCAACCCCCGTTCAGTACCGATTGGACGCGTTTGACCGATATTCCTGGACATCGTCTGGTTTTATCAGACCGTCCTCGATTGCCCTAGCGAGCAACGCGGCCTTGGACGCGGCCGGGCGACCCGCCTTCGCGTACTTGATCCGGGCGCGGTCCACGTACTGCTTCACGGTGTGCTCGCTGATCTGCATGCGGCGGGCCACCGACGCCTTCGACATGGACTGGAACCAGAGCAGCAGCGCCTCGCGCTCCTTCTCGGACAGTGCGGGGCGCTCCGGCCGCCGGTCGCCGACCATGGCGCCGGCCAGCGAGGGCGCCACGTACGGCTGGTCCATCGCGGCGGCGAGCACGGTGGCGACGCAGTGCTCCTTGCCCTCGTTCTTCGCCAGGAACGCGACCGCGCCGGCCTCGACCACGCGGAGCACCGTGTCCGGGTCGGTGTGCTCGGAGTAGACCACCACGCGCAGGCCGGCCTCGCACAGCTCGGAGACCCGGTCGATCACCATGCGGCCGTGCAGGCTGAGGTCGAGCAGCAGCACCTTCACGTCGCCGGCGGCGGACAGCACGTCGTCGATGGACGAACCGGTCGCGACCACACGCATCCGCGGATCGTCGGCGAGCCAGGAACGCACGCCCTCGAGCACCACCGGATGGTCGTCGACAATCGCCACCGTGACGGGCGTGTCCACAGCGGTTCCTCCTACCGGTCGCAGCCGTCGGCCGAGAAGCCCTCGAAGTCCGCAATGATTGAACTCTGAATCAATTGGCGGACGCAAGGTCTGTATTGGAAATGCCTACTTCCGACACATCGAACATTGGCGACCGTCGCCGCGCCGGGCATTGGCCACCCGTCCGGGTTCATTAGCTGCCCATCCGGGGTTGTCGACCGCTGATCCGCCTTCGGAAGTGCCGCCAATATATCGAAAGACCTCAGATTTCGGGGCGCTCCGGCCGGAGCAGTTCCGGCGGCGGCGGGGAGGACTCCGCGTCCGCGTCGGTGACCACGCGGCCGCCGTCCGCGAAGCGGTCCAGTTCCGGGCCGGCCTCGACGCGGCTCGGGAACCAGTCGCCGGCCATCCGGCGGCGCAGCTCGGGCAGCGGCAGCGGGGTGCGGCCCGCGGCCACCACCAGGTTGCCGTACCGGCGGCCGCGCAGCACGGTCGCGTCCGCGATCAGGCACAGCTCGGGCAGCACCGCGCGCACGGTCGCCACCGCGTTGCGGCCGAACCGCAGCGGGGGACTGTCCGCCATGTTGAGGATGTAGCGGCCGTCCGGGCGCAGCACCCGGGCGACCTGGCCGACGAACTCCACCGAGGTCAGGTGCGCGGGCGTGCGGGCCTCGTCGAACACGTCGCCGATCACCACGTCGTACGCCGCGTCCGGGCTGCCGGTGACCACCTCGCGCGCGTCGCCCACGCGGACCCGGATCTTCGCGTCCTTGGGCAGCGGCAGCGTCTCGCGGATCAGCTCGACCAGCGCGCCGTCGATCTCCACCACCCGCTGGGTGGAGCCGGGCCGGGTCGCCGCCAGGTAGCGGGGGAGGCTCAGCGCGCCACCGCCCAGGTGCAGCACGCGGAGCGGGTCACCGGGGGGCGCGGTCAGATCGAGGACGGCCGCGATCCGGCGCATGTACTCGAACTCCAGCGCGGACGGATCGGCCAGGTCCACATGGGACTGCTGGGTGCCGTCCACCAGCAGCAGGAACGCGTTCTCCCGGTCCCGGTCCGGGACCACCTCGGCCACGCCGCCGCCGCGCACGATCCGGCGGACCGTGCCGTCCCGCTTCTCTCTGCCCACCCGTCAACCCTCTCGCGCCGCGTTGATCTCGCGCAAATATGAGAACCCGCGCCCATCTGAGAATCCGGTCGGGTGCGGTCCGGTTGCGGCCGGGGGCAGTCCGGTTGCGGCGGTTCAGATTACCGCCCGGCCCGGCGACATCTACCGGCATGACCGCACAGACCTCCCGGCGCACGCTGCTCGGCGCCGCCACCGCGGCCGGCGCGACCCTCGCGACCGGCGTGCCCGGCACGGCCGCGGCCGCGACCGGCACCGCCCGGGCCGCGGCGGCCGACCTGGTCGCCGTGGACCCGCTGCTGCACCTGCTGCGCCGTGCCACCTACGGCCCGACGCCGGCCTCGATCGCGGAGATCCGTTCGCTGGGCGCGGCTCGCTGGCTGGACCGGCAGCTGAACCCGGCCTCGATCGCGGACGACGCCTGCGCCGCGCTGGTCGCCCGGTTCCCGCTGGCCGGCCGGGACGTCACGGCGGTGCGCGCGGCCGCGAGCGCGGGCGTGTTCAAGACGTACGGCTGGGAGGCGATGTTCCAGCTCGGCACGGCCGCGGTCACCCGGGCGATCTGGAGCAACCGGCAGCTGTTCGAGGCCATGGTCGACTTCTGGTCCAACCACCTCAACGTCACCTGCCCGAACGGCGACGTCTGGGACAGCCGCCCGGACTACGACGTCACGGTGATCCGCCGGCACGCGCTCGGCCGGTTCGCGGACATGCTGAAGGCGAGCGCGCGGCACCCGGCGATGCTGACGTACCTGGACAACCGCTACTCGACGAAGGCCAAGCCGAACGAGAACTACGCCCGTGAGCTGCTGGAGCTGCACACGGTCGGGCTGGGCGCGCACGGCGAGCCGGACGTGCGCCAGGCCGCGCTGCTGCTCACCGGCGCGACCGTCAACACCAAGACCGGGCTCTACCGGTACGACCCGGCCGCGCACGCGACCGGCGCGATCACCGTGCTCGGCTTCAGCCACCCGAACGCGGACCCGGCCGGTGAGCCGGCCGTGACCGCGTTCCTCGACTACCTGGCCACCCACCCGGCCACGGCCGAGCGGATCGCCCGGAAGCTGTGCGTGCGGTTCGTCGCGGACGAGCCGCCGGCCTCGCTGGTCACCACGCTGGCCAAGGTCTACCTGGCGAACGGCACCGCGATCGCGCCGGTGCTGCGCGCGCTGTTCACGTCCGCGGAGTTCGCCGCGTCGGCCGGGCGCAAGCAGCGCACCCCGCTGGAGGACCTGGCCGCCACGGTACGGACGCTCGGGTTCGGCCCGGACGCGTCCGGCACGGCCGGGCTGACCTCGCTCTACTGGGCGCTGGAGCCGAGCGGGCACCAGCCGATGGCGTGGGCGCCGCCGAACGGTTACCCGGACGTCGCGGCCGCGTGGGCGTCGCCGTCCGGCCTGCTGACCCGGTGGAACCTGCACATGAACCTGGCCGCGAACTGGTGGTACAAGCAGCTGACCCGGCCGGCGTCGCTGCGGGCCGCGCTGGTGCCGACCGTGCCGGCCACCTACGGCGGGCTGGTGGACGCGCTCGCGCTGCGGCTGTTCGGGACGAAACTCGCGGCGGCCCATACCACCGCGCTCGCGGCCTATTTCGGAAAAAGCCCGGGAAGCGCGCTGAAATCGACCGACCCGGCGGTCAACGCCAATTTTCCGTACCTCGTCGCTCTACTCCTCGACTCGCCGTATTTCCTGGTGCGCTGACCGACGTACCCCCGATTGATTGGTGTGGAATTGATGACACTGCCGACCGAGTGCGGATGCGCGGAGAACAACGGGCTGACCCGGCGCGGGCTGCTGGGACGCGGGCTGGCGGCCGGGCTCGCCGGGCTGACCGGGGCCGGGCTCTCCAGCCAGCTGGCGTTCGCGGCCACGCCGCACACCGGTGACGTGCTGGTCGTGCTCTCGCTGCGCGGCGGCTTCGACGGCCTGTCCGCGGTGGTGCCGATCGGTGACCCGGACTACTACGCGGCCCGGCCCGGCATCGCGGTGCCGAAGTCGCGGATCGTGGCCGGCGACGCCATGTTCGGCCTGCACCCGGCGCTGGCCCCGCTGGCGCCGCTGTGGCAGTCGGGGAAGCTGGCCGCGGTGCACGCGGTCGGCCAGGCCGCGCCGAACCGGTCGCACTTCGCCGCGATGGAGGAGCTGGAGCGCGCCGCGGCCGGCACGTCCACGCGCACCGGCTGGCTGGACCGCATGCTGGGCGGCCTCGGCACGACCGGCGCGCTGGCCGGCGTCGCGGTGGGCTCGGCGCAGCCGCACCGGCTGCTGGCCGGCCCGTCGGCGGACCTGGGCCTGCGCGCCATCGACACGTTCACGCTGGGCGGCGAGTCGAAGAACAAGATGTCCACCGCGCTGTCCGCGCTGTACACGGGGGTGCCGGCCGAGCTGGCGGCACCGGCGCGGTCGGCCGTCGACGCGCTCGCCGCGGTCGGGGCGCTGCGCGGGATCACCAGCGACGTGACCTATCCGGACACCGAGCTGGGCCGGGCGCTGCGCGACGTGGCCCGCCTGATCAAGGGAGACGTCGGCCTGGTCGCGGCCGCGGTCGACTCCGGCGACTGGGACATGCACGAGGGGCTCGGCGCGCGCATGCACGACAACCTCGGGCAACTGGCCGCCGCGCTGGCCGCGTTCGCGGCGGACACCGCGGGCCGGAAGGTCACGCTGCTGACGATCAGCGAGTTCGGCCGGCGGGTGGCCGAGAACGGCTCCGGCGGGCTGGACCACGGGTACGGCAACGCGATGTTCGTGCTCGGCGACGCCGTGCGCGGCGGCCTCGTGCACGGCGCGTGGCCGGGCCTCGGCACCGGCCGGCTGGTCAACGGCGATCTCGCGGTGACGACCGACTACCGGACCGTGATCGGCGAGATCCTGCGGAAGCGCTGCGGCGTCTCGGCGACCGCGCTGGCCGAGGTCTTCCCCGGCGTCACGCGGCCGGAGCTCGGCCTGGTGCGGTCCACCTGATCACCGGTGCGGTCCACCTGATCACCGGCGCGGTCCACATGTTCATTGGTCGCCGGTTCACATGATCGTCAACTGCGGACCCTAGGATCACCCTCCAGCCATTCTTCCCGGAGGCCTCATCCGATGCGTCTGACCCCTTCCACCGCCGCGGTGGCGCTTGCCGGTGCCGTGGCACTGGTCGCCACCGCGGTGCCCGCCCAGGCGGCCCCGGCCACCGTGGACCTGCAACTGCTCGGCATCAACGACTTCCACGGCCGCCTGCAGTCGCCGGCGACCGTGAACGGCCAGGCGGTCGGCGGCGCGGCCCAGCTGATCGGCCTGGTGGACCAGCTGCGGGCCACGAACCCGAACACCGCGTTCATCTCCGCCGGTGACAACATCGGCGCGTCGACGTTCGTCTCCGCGATCAACGACGACAACCCCACGCTGGACGTGCTGAACGCCGGCGGGCTGGCCGTGTCGGCCGTCGGCAACCACGAGTTCGACAAGGGCATGACCGATCTGCTCGGCCGGGTCATCCCGCGCTCGCAGTTCGACTACCTGGGCGCGAACGTCTACTCCGGCGGCGTCCGGGCCCTGCCCGCGTACTCGGTGCAGGAGCTGGGCGGCGTCCGGGTCGGCTACATCGGCGTCGTCACCGTCCAGACCGCGGAACTGGTCAGCCCGGACGGCATCCGCGACGTCGAGTTCCGCGACCCGGTGGCGGAGGCGAACACGGTCGCGGCCGAGCTCTCCGACGGCGACGAGGGCAACGGCGAGGCGGACGTGGTCGTGCTCATCACCCACGAGGGTGCGGCCGCCGCGAACATCCGCTCCGCCGACGACCTGGCCGCCGACCCGGTGTTCGGCGGGTTCATGCGGGCCGGCGCGGACATCGACGCGATCTTCAGCGGGCACACGCACCAGCCGTACGCGTTCGTGGCGCCGATCCCCGGCACGAACCGGACCCGCCCGGTCATCCAGGGCGGCGACTACGGCAAGCTGATCAGCAAGGTCACGCTGACCGTCGACACCGCCACCGGCGACGTCACCGCCTCCACCGCGGCACTGGTCGACGTGGTCGGCGCGCCGTCCAACGGCACGGTGGCCGGCATCGTGGACGCGGCCGTGGCGAACGCGGCCGTGCTCGGCGCCCAGCCGCTCGGCAAGATCACCGCGGACGTCAAGCGGGCCTACACCGACGGCAACGAGAACCGCGGCCTGGAGTCGCCGCTCGGCAACTTCATCGCGGACGTGCAGCTGGAGGGCACCAAGGACGCCGGCCGGGGCGGTGCGCAGATCGCCTTCATGAACCCGGGCGGGCTGCGGACCGACCTGCTGTACGCGCCGGACGGCGTGGTCACCTACTCCGAGGCGTTCGCGGTACAGCCGTTCTCCAACGACGTGATCACCCAGACGCTTACCGGCGCGCAGATCAAGGCGGTGCTGGAGGAGCAGTGGCAGCCGGAGGGCGCGTCCCGGCCGAAGCTGCACCTGGGCGTGTCGAAGGGCTTCAGCTACCGGTACGTCGTGGACGCGCCCCGTGGCGCGCACATCACCTCGATCACGCTCGACGGCAAGCCGATCAACCCGGCCGGCACGTACCGGGTCACGTCGAACTCGTTCCTCGCGGCGGGCGGCGACAACTTCACCACGCTCAGCAAGGGCACGGACCGCGTCACCACCGGCGACAACGACCTGACCCTGCTCACCGCGTACCTGGCGAAGCACTCGCCGGTCACCGCGGACCCGGCGCCGCGCGCCACGACCGGCCCGGCCTGCACGGAGAGCGTGACCGGCACCCACCGCGGCGCGCTGACCGTCCGGTCCGGCCTGGTCTGCGTCACCGGCGCCACGGTCAAGGGCGCGATCACGGTCCTGCCCGGCGCGTCGCTGATCGTCGACGGCGGCACCGTGCAGGGCGCGATCACCGCGCTGCTCGGCGGCACCGTCGAGATCGACGACGCCACCGTGACCGGCGCGATCAGCCTGATCGGCAGCACCGGCGCGGTCACCGTCACCGACGGCACGATCAAGGGCGCGGTCAGCGTGCTCGCCGGCCGCGGCGGCGTCACGCTCGACACGAACACGGTGACCGGCGCCGCGCTGCTGAGCGGCAACACCGGCACCGCGGTCAACACGGTCGCGGCGAACACCGTGACCGGCGCGCTCGCCTGCACCGGCAACACGCCGGCGCCGGTGAACGACGGCCGCCCGAACACGGTCCGGGGCCTCGCCCTCGGCCAGTGCGCGGGCCGGTAGCGGCATCGCACGACGGGGGCCCGGCGCGATCGCGCCGGGCCCTCAGTGCGTGTTGAGGGTCTTGACGATGCGCTCGACGCGCGGGTCCGCGCGGAACTCCTCCAGCGTGACCGGCAGCGGGATCCGCCAGTTCGGGTACTGATCGACCGTGCCCGGCAGGTTCGGCTGCCGCAGCTCGCCCAGCACGTCGTACGGCGACGCCACCACCAGGCGGCACGGCGTCGCGGCCAGCGCCTCGTGCATCGCCGCGATGATCTCGGCGACGGACGGGTCCGGTGCGGTCAGGAAGCCGTCCGCGCGCAGCAGCGCGATCAGCTGCGCGCGGTCCCGCCGCGCCTCCGCCTCGGCCTCCGACACCGGGCCGGCCAGCTGCTCCAGCTCGGCCCGGACCCGGATGTGCTCCTCGGTCAGGAAGCCCGCGGCGGTCGGCAGGTCGTGCGTGGAGATCGAGGCCAGCGCGTTCGGCTGCCAGTCGGCCAGCGGGACGAAACCGTCCGCCCAGGCGTCCGGGTCGCGGGCGAACCACATCACCGCGGAGCCCAGCATGTTCCGCCGCTGCAGGCCGCGGGTCACGATCGGCAGCACGGTGCCCAGGTCCTCGCCGATCACCACGGCACCGGCCCGGTGCGCCTCCAGCGCCAGGATGCCGACCATCGCCTCCGGGTCGTACGTGACGTAGGTGCCGTCCGCCGCGCCCGCGCCGGGCAGCACCCACCAGAGCCGCCACAGCCCGGCGACGTGGTCCACGCGCAGGCCGCCCGCGTGCCGCAGGATGCCGCGCAGCATGTCCCGGTACGCCCGGTAGCCGGTCGCGACCAGCTGGTCCGGACGCCACGCGGCCAGGCCCCAGTCCTGCCCGAGCTGGTTGAACGCGTCCGGCGGCGCGCCCGCGTGCACCCCGGCCGCGAGCACGTCCTGCAGCATCCAGCCGTCCGCGCCGCCCGGGTCGATGCCGACCGCGAGGTCGTGCACGATGCCGACCGGCATGCCGGCCGCGGCGGCCGCCTCGTTCGCGGCCGCGAGCTGGGCCGCGCACAGCTCCTGCAGCCAGCAGTGGAACGCGACCCGGTCGGACAGCTCCGCGGCGAGCGCGGCCACCGCGTCACCGGCCGGGTGGCGCAGCTCGGCCGGCCACTGTCGCCAGTTCGCGCCGTGCACCTCGGCGATCGCGCAGTACGTGGCGTACCCGCGCAGGTCCTGATCGTCGGTGCCGGCGTAGCCGGAGAGTGGGAAGAGCAGTTCGAGCGCGGCCCGCTTGGCCCGCCAGACCTCGTCGTAGTCGATCAGGTCGCCGAGCGCGGGCCGCAGCGCGTCGATCTCCGCCTGCTTCGCCGGGTAGCCGGGCACGTCGGAGACGCGCAGGTAGAGCGGGTTCCAGAAGCGGCGGCTGGACGGCGAGTACGGCGAGGACGGCACCGGGTGCACCGGCGCCGGCGCGTGCAGCGGGTTGAGCAGCGTCAGCCCGGCACCCGACTCGCCGGACCAGGCCGCCAGCGTGCGCAGGTCGCCGAAGTCGCCCATGCCCCAGGAGTCCGCCGAGTGCACGGCGTAGAGCTGCAGCATCCAGCCCCACGCGCGCGGCGCCTCGGGCAGCGCGTCCGGCACCACGACCAGCGTGACCTCCTGACCGGCGCAGGCCAGCGTGTGCCAGCCGAGCGGCAGCCCGGCCGGCAGCCCTGTACCGACCTCGCGGGAGGTGCCGTCCTCGAACGTGATCACGCCGGGGGCCGGCAGCTCACGGGCGGCGGACTCGCGCAGCACCACGGTGCCGGGCAGCCGGCCCGGGTCGTGTGCGGCGCGGACCGAGGCCAGCGCGGCCGCGACCGCGTCCGGCGTGGACGCGTCCACGCCGAGCAGGCGCAGCGTGCCGGTGACGGCGGCGCGGCTGACGTCGGTCGGCTGTCGGCGCCAGTTCTCGTACCAGGTGGCGACGCCGTGTGCCTCGGCGAGTGCCACCAGATCGGGCTCCAGCTCCCGGTTGACGTACGTCTCCAACGCGATCCTCCACCCGT
This genomic window from Catenuloplanes niger contains:
- a CDS encoding M15 family metallopeptidase; its protein translation is MILLSDPVVAAVVLGENGEELVDAREVLRVDERAAEESGRFALLRRGVIERLLKAQAELPDGLRLLVIEGYRPYDAQLAIFNGYRDQLRSRYPHWPDERVHVETTKFVSPVEVAPHSTGGAVDLTLCDADGNELDMGTAVDATPDDSDNACFTAAPNISAEAAANRRLLSDALTSAGLINYPTEWWHWSYGERYWSLLTSSPTTLYSPLRL
- a CDS encoding ATP-dependent Clp protease proteolytic subunit yields the protein MDRDELVMRAGGGSFDDEVFQRLLRERIIFLGSQVDDAVTNRITAQMLLLASEDSEKDISLYINSPGGSISAGMAVYDTMQYIKNDVATIAIGMAASMGQFLLCAGTPGKRYALPHARIMMHQLSGGIGGTAADIAIQAESMLHIKKVMNERIAFHTGRTPEQIERDSDRDRWFTADEAKEYGIVDHVISRANAGAGANLL
- a CDS encoding response regulator transcription factor, which gives rise to MDTPVTVAIVDDHPVVLEGVRSWLADDPRMRVVATGSSIDDVLSAAGDVKVLLLDLSLHGRMVIDRVSELCEAGLRVVVYSEHTDPDTVLRVVEAGAVAFLAKNEGKEHCVATVLAAAMDQPYVAPSLAGAMVGDRRPERPALSEKEREALLLWFQSMSKASVARRMQISEHTVKQYVDRARIKYAKAGRPAASKAALLARAIEDGLIKPDDVQEYRSNASNRY
- a CDS encoding spermidine synthase produces the protein MGREKRDGTVRRIVRGGGVAEVVPDRDRENAFLLLVDGTQQSHVDLADPSALEFEYMRRIAAVLDLTAPPGDPLRVLHLGGGALSLPRYLAATRPGSTQRVVEIDGALVELIRETLPLPKDAKIRVRVGDAREVVTGSPDAAYDVVIGDVFDEARTPAHLTSVEFVGQVARVLRPDGRYILNMADSPPLRFGRNAVATVRAVLPELCLIADATVLRGRRYGNLVVAAGRTPLPLPELRRRMAGDWFPSRVEAGPELDRFADGGRVVTDADAESSPPPPELLRPERPEI
- a CDS encoding DUF1800 domain-containing protein — protein: MTAQTSRRTLLGAATAAGATLATGVPGTAAAATGTARAAAADLVAVDPLLHLLRRATYGPTPASIAEIRSLGAARWLDRQLNPASIADDACAALVARFPLAGRDVTAVRAAASAGVFKTYGWEAMFQLGTAAVTRAIWSNRQLFEAMVDFWSNHLNVTCPNGDVWDSRPDYDVTVIRRHALGRFADMLKASARHPAMLTYLDNRYSTKAKPNENYARELLELHTVGLGAHGEPDVRQAALLLTGATVNTKTGLYRYDPAAHATGAITVLGFSHPNADPAGEPAVTAFLDYLATHPATAERIARKLCVRFVADEPPASLVTTLAKVYLANGTAIAPVLRALFTSAEFAASAGRKQRTPLEDLAATVRTLGFGPDASGTAGLTSLYWALEPSGHQPMAWAPPNGYPDVAAAWASPSGLLTRWNLHMNLAANWWYKQLTRPASLRAALVPTVPATYGGLVDALALRLFGTKLAAAHTTALAAYFGKSPGSALKSTDPAVNANFPYLVALLLDSPYFLVR
- a CDS encoding DUF1501 domain-containing protein, whose product is MTLPTECGCAENNGLTRRGLLGRGLAAGLAGLTGAGLSSQLAFAATPHTGDVLVVLSLRGGFDGLSAVVPIGDPDYYAARPGIAVPKSRIVAGDAMFGLHPALAPLAPLWQSGKLAAVHAVGQAAPNRSHFAAMEELERAAAGTSTRTGWLDRMLGGLGTTGALAGVAVGSAQPHRLLAGPSADLGLRAIDTFTLGGESKNKMSTALSALYTGVPAELAAPARSAVDALAAVGALRGITSDVTYPDTELGRALRDVARLIKGDVGLVAAAVDSGDWDMHEGLGARMHDNLGQLAAALAAFAADTAGRKVTLLTISEFGRRVAENGSGGLDHGYGNAMFVLGDAVRGGLVHGAWPGLGTGRLVNGDLAVTTDYRTVIGEILRKRCGVSATALAEVFPGVTRPELGLVRST
- a CDS encoding bifunctional metallophosphatase/5'-nucleotidase, coding for MRLTPSTAAVALAGAVALVATAVPAQAAPATVDLQLLGINDFHGRLQSPATVNGQAVGGAAQLIGLVDQLRATNPNTAFISAGDNIGASTFVSAINDDNPTLDVLNAGGLAVSAVGNHEFDKGMTDLLGRVIPRSQFDYLGANVYSGGVRALPAYSVQELGGVRVGYIGVVTVQTAELVSPDGIRDVEFRDPVAEANTVAAELSDGDEGNGEADVVVLITHEGAAAANIRSADDLAADPVFGGFMRAGADIDAIFSGHTHQPYAFVAPIPGTNRTRPVIQGGDYGKLISKVTLTVDTATGDVTASTAALVDVVGAPSNGTVAGIVDAAVANAAVLGAQPLGKITADVKRAYTDGNENRGLESPLGNFIADVQLEGTKDAGRGGAQIAFMNPGGLRTDLLYAPDGVVTYSEAFAVQPFSNDVITQTLTGAQIKAVLEEQWQPEGASRPKLHLGVSKGFSYRYVVDAPRGAHITSITLDGKPINPAGTYRVTSNSFLAAGGDNFTTLSKGTDRVTTGDNDLTLLTAYLAKHSPVTADPAPRATTGPACTESVTGTHRGALTVRSGLVCVTGATVKGAITVLPGASLIVDGGTVQGAITALLGGTVEIDDATVTGAISLIGSTGAVTVTDGTIKGAVSVLAGRGGVTLDTNTVTGAALLSGNTGTAVNTVAANTVTGALACTGNTPAPVNDGRPNTVRGLALGQCAGR
- a CDS encoding 4-alpha-glucanotransferase, with the protein product METYVNRELEPDLVALAEAHGVATWYENWRRQPTDVSRAAVTGTLRLLGVDASTPDAVAAALASVRAAHDPGRLPGTVVLRESAARELPAPGVITFEDGTSREVGTGLPAGLPLGWHTLACAGQEVTLVVVPDALPEAPRAWGWMLQLYAVHSADSWGMGDFGDLRTLAAWSGESGAGLTLLNPLHAPAPVHPVPSSPYSPSSRRFWNPLYLRVSDVPGYPAKQAEIDALRPALGDLIDYDEVWRAKRAALELLFPLSGYAGTDDQDLRGYATYCAIAEVHGANWRQWPAELRHPAGDAVAALAAELSDRVAFHCWLQELCAAQLAAANEAAAAAGMPVGIVHDLAVGIDPGGADGWMLQDVLAAGVHAGAPPDAFNQLGQDWGLAAWRPDQLVATGYRAYRDMLRGILRHAGGLRVDHVAGLWRLWWVLPGAGAADGTYVTYDPEAMVGILALEAHRAGAVVIGEDLGTVLPIVTRGLQRRNMLGSAVMWFARDPDAWADGFVPLADWQPNALASISTHDLPTAAGFLTEEHIRVRAELEQLAGPVSEAEAEARRDRAQLIALLRADGFLTAPDPSVAEIIAAMHEALAATPCRLVVASPYDVLGELRQPNLPGTVDQYPNWRIPLPVTLEEFRADPRVERIVKTLNTH